A genomic stretch from Engraulis encrasicolus isolate BLACKSEA-1 chromosome 10, IST_EnEncr_1.0, whole genome shotgun sequence includes:
- the osbpl2b gene encoding oxysterol-binding protein-related protein 2b — protein sequence MNHDDEFFDAVTGLDSDESCEGTSEASFKDAVAEGNTQKNNGSVPQENGIKARRTSLPAPMFSRNNFSVWSILKKCIGLELSKITMPIVFNEPLSFLQRITEYMEHTYLIQKACAHTDPIERMQAVAAFAVSAVASQWDRTGKPFNPLLGETYELTREDQGFRLISEQVSHHPPVSAFHAESLDGDFTFHGSIYPKLKFWGKSVEAEPKGTITLELLKHKEAYTWSNPFCCVHNVILGKLWIEQYGTVEIVNHSTGDKCVLNFKPCGMFGKDLHRVEGYIQDKSKKKRCVIYGKWTECMWSVDPQTFDSHKKSDRKGGADTKKQKEDTSAGENDEADDMPEVQESVAVIPGSTLLWRISSRPAHSAEMYNFTNFAITLNELDPGMEGVLSPTDCRLRPDIRAMENGNMDEASKEKERLEEKQRAARKERARDQEEWSTRWFQSGTNPHTGSQDWLYTGGYFDRKYTDLPDIY from the exons ATGAACCATGACGACGAATTCTTCGACGCCGTCACAG gcTTGGACTCAGACGAGTCATGTGAGGGCACGTCGGAGGCCAGCTTTAAGGACGCGGTGGCGGAGGGCAACACGCAGAAGAACAACGGCTCCGTCCCCCAGGAGAACGGAATCAAGGCGCGCAG AACATCTCTGCCTGCCCCCATGTTTTCAAGAAATAACTTCAGTGTGTGGAGCATTCTGAAGAAATGTATTGGACTT gagctgTCCAAGATCACCATGCCCATCGTGTTCAACGAGCCGCTGAGCTTCCTGCAGCGCATCACTGAGTACATGGAGCACACTTACCTCATCCAGAAAGCCTGTGCACACACCGACCCCATAGAGCGCATGCAG GCCGTGGCTGCCTTTGCTGTGTCTGCGGTGGCGTCTCAGTGGGACCGGACGGGGAAGCCCTTCAACCCACTGCTGGGGGAGACCTACGAACTCACACG GGAGGACCAGGGTTTCCGGTTGATCTCGGAGCAGGTGAGCCACCACCCCCCGGTCAGTGCCTTCCACGCGGAGAGTCTGGATGGAGACTTCACCTTCCACGGCTCCATCTACCCCAAGCTCAAGTTCTGGGGCAAGAGTGTGGAGGCCGAGCCCAAGGGCACCATCACTCTAGAACTCCTCAA GCACAAAGAGGCGTACACATGGTCCAACCCTTTCTGCTGTGTACACAATGTGATCCTGGGCAAACTGTGGATCGAACAGTATGGCACTGTGGAGATAGTCAACCACAG CACGGGAGACAAGTGTGTGCTGAACTTCAAACCGTGTGGGATGTTTGGGAAAGACCTGCACAGGGTAGAGGGCTACATCCAAGACAAGAG TAAAAAGAAGCGCTGTGTGATCTATGGCAAATGGACAGAGTGCATGTGGAGCGTTGACCCCCAGACCTTCGACAGCCACAAGAAGTCGGACCGGAAGGGAGGGGCAGACACTAAGAAACAGaag GAGGATACGTCGGCAGGAGAGAATGACGAGGCGGATGACATGCCAGAGGTGCAGGAATCGGTTGCCGTGATACCAGGCAGCACCCTCCTCTGGAGGATATCCTCCAGACCAGCACACAGCGCAGAg ATGTACAACTTCACAAATTTTGCCATCACGCTAAATGAACTGGATCCTGGCATGGAGGGAGTGCTGTCCCCCACAGACTGCCGCCTGAGGCCCGATATCAGAGCCATGGAGAATGGCAATATGG ATGAGGCCAGTAAGGAGAAGGAAAGActggaggagaagcagagagcGGCCCGCAAGGAGAGGGCCAGGGACCAGGAGGAATGGTCCACcag GTGGTTCCAGTCGGGCACCAACCCCCACACAGGCTCTCAAGACTGGCTCTACACGGGCGGCTACTTCGATAGGAAATACACAGACTTGCCTGACATCTACTGA